The genomic region TAGCGGCCCGCATGCTTCTTTACGAAGCTACGGGCCGCTTTCCTTATTCCTTTGTTCAGCCGTCGGGCCTGGGCTCGGAAGGGTTACTCTTCCCAATCCAGGGTGCGCTCAACGGCTTTATTCCAGTCCGCGTACAACTGGTCGCGGACTTCTTCGTCCATGTTCGGAGTCCAAGATTTATCAGTCGCCACCAAATCTTCTAAGGCATTCAAATCTTCCCAAAAACCTTGACCAAGGCCAGCAGCAAAAGCCGCACCCAACGCCGTGGTCTCAATCTCACGAGGGCGGATGACTTCGGTGTCTAAGATGTCCGATTGCAGCTGCATGAGCAGTTCATTAGCCACCATGCCGCCATCGACGTGCAAAGAAGTCAAAGCGATGCCAGAGTCGGCTTCCATAGCTTCGACGACTTCTCGGGTTTGAAAGCACGTTGCTTCCAGCGCTGCCCGCACGATATGCGTGCGGTCGACAAAGCGAGTTAGCCCAACGATGACACCGCGGGCATCCGGACGCCACCGCGGAGCAAAAAGACCAGAGAATGCGGGAACAATGTATACCCCGCCATTATCTTTGGCGGCAATCTTTTCGCTCGAGGTGGCATCGGGGATAATTCCCAGTTGGTCTCGTAACCACTGGATAAGCGATCCACCTACTGCTACTGCTCCTTCTAGTGCATAGACCGGCTTTTGGCCTTCACACTGAAATGCGACGGTTGTCAGCAAACCATTATCAGACCAGCGCGGCTGCTCACCAGTATTGAGCAGCATGAATAATCCCGTGCCATAAGTATTTTTGGCTTCACCTTCGCTAAAGGCAGCTTGCCCAAAAAGCGCAGACTGCTGATCGCCCAACACACCAGTAATCGGTACGTTGCCGAGATCTCCGCCCGCGCGCACGTTTCCGAAATCGCCAATGCTCGGGCGAATCTCGGGCAGTATCGACAGCGGAACTCCAACTTCCTCGCACAGCTCTTCATCCCACTGCAAAGTGCGAATGTCCATGAGCAAGGTGCGCGAAGCATTAGTGACATCGGTCAGATGAACCGCCTGCTTGCGCTGGCTCTTGCGTGCCCCACCGGTAAGATTCCACAGCAGCCACGTATCAATCGTGCCAGCGAGCAGCTCCCCGTCTTCTGCACGCTTCCGGGCGCCATCGACATTGTCTAAAATCCACGCGATCTTCGGACCTGCGGGATAGGAATTGGCCAATAGGCCGGTGCGGTCTAACCACTTATCATCGGGATTAATAGCGTGTGAGGTGCGGGTATCTTGCCACACGATAGCGTTGTAGATGGGCTTACCGGTATTTTTATCCCAGACCACGGCAGTTTCGCGCTGGTTAGTAATTCCAAACGCCACGAAATCATCCGGGGTGCCGTCCACTTCCACCATTGCGGCAGAAACCGCGCGGCGAGCGTTATACCAAATCTCAGTGGCATCATGCTCCACCCAGCCCTGACGCGGCATGATCTGCTTGTGCTCGAACTGAGCAGAGGCGCAGATCTCACCATCGTGATTCACAATGACGCAACGGGTCGATGTCGTGCCCTGGTCAAGAGCTGCGACTAAGCGTTGTCCTCCCATTAGAACCACCGTTCAAGTACGTGGGCTACACCTGCTTCATCATTAGAAACCGTGACGATATCGGCGGCATCTTTCACCGCTTGAACCGCATTATCCATCGCAACACCAATGCCTGCCCATTCCAGCATCTCAATGTCATTGGGCATATCGCCAAAGGCAATGACATCCTTTTGCGCGATGCCATAATGGCTAGCTAAAAACTCCACGCCCACTTCTTTGGAAATCCCCGGGGCGGCTACTTCCAACATCCCATCTGGAATGGAGAAGGTTACGTGCGCTAACTCTGGATCCACGTGGGGGTTAATCAAATCGAAGAGCTCTTGAGACTGCAGATCCGGATTGCGGATAATTAGCTTGACTGCCGGCTGGGCGACAACGCCTTCCACCGGTGCCACACCGAAGCCTTCATATGGGCCTTGTTCGGCATAGATTTCATCAACGACGTACAACTCATCTAATGGATCTTGGGCAGAAAGACCAGCGCGTTCGACCGCAAACGACGCCCCACCGTGGCGGACCATGATTTCTTGCACGGTGGAGACAATCTCGTCCATAGCTTCCGATTCCATTTCGATAGCTCGCAGGATTCGGTCCTGGTCGGAGTCATAGACCACTGCGCCATTGGACGTCACGCACAAAGGACGCAACGGAATCTGATCCAAAATGGGCTGAATCCAGCGGTGCGGACGGCCCGTAGCCAGCGCGAATTGTGCGCCGGATTGCACGGCACGCGTGACCACATCCCGATTGCGGGAGACAACGCGGTGTTCCGGGTTTAAGAAGGTGCCATCAATATCCGAGGCAATGAACTTCGGAGCATCCATGGCTATTTCTGGTCCTTTCGGGCCCTACTGGCCATCTTCTTCAATTGCTTTTGTGCACGCTTGGCAAGCTTATCTTCTGCCTTGCGCTCATCAATTGCTGCTTGACGCTCGGCTTCTTTGGCTTTTCGCGCAGCGCGTGCGGCACGATCGGCGGCATCCATCCGGTTGGCTTCTTCTAATGAAGGAGCAGTGCCATTCATGGAGGCCGGACGCCAGGCAAGGCCATCTTCGAAGGGGCCAAAGCGGTCATCGTAAAGCTCTCGTGCCTGCTCCATCATGGATTTCATGGCGAAGTACACGGCGTCGATGTCTTTCTCGGCATCCCCGGTGGTAGGAATTGGTTCTCCGACCACCATGATGATGGGGGTCTTGGAACGCCCCAGGTTTTTCTGACCGCCCTTCGGGAAAATCCGCTGCGAACCCCAGCACACCATCGGAATTAGCGGAACATCGGCGGCATTGGCAATGCGTGCCGCACCATTTTTCATGTCCTTGATTTCAAAAGAACGGGAAATAGTAGCCTCTGGGAAAATCCCCACGAGGTTACCGTCGTGCAAAGCTTCCACCGCGATATTGATCGATGACCCACCCGCGGAACGGTCCACGGGGATATGCTTCATCTTCTTGCCCAGCCATGCAATGAAGGCATTGCCGAAGATCTCCTTCTTCGCCATAAACCGCACCATGCGCTTGCCGCGTAAATACGCAGGCACGCCGCCTAAAATGAAGTCATAATAGCCAGTATGGTTCATCGCTAACACCGCGCCACCGTCCGCAGGGATATTTTCTGCGCCCAAAACGGTAATGCGCAGACCCTGCGCCTGCATGATGGTGCGGGCTAGCGAAATAATCCCCGCATAGAGACGTTCTTTCCATTCCCTATGCGTGGGCAGTCGTTCTAAATCCGTGGGCACCCAGAAAATGCGCTCGCGCAGTTCCAGCGCGGTATTCGAATTAACCATGACGTTTCCTGTTTAACTTTCTGTGTGCCCGGAGAAAAAGGTACCTATTTACTTGATTGGCTCAAGAATGTCTTTGCCCATCATTGGACGCAGTGCCTCTGGGATAACGACGGAGCCATCAGCCTGCTGGTTATTTTCCAAAATTGCAACCAACCAACGTGTCGTAGCCAAGGTGCCATTGAGCGTCGCAGCGATTTGGGTCTTGCCGTTTTCATCGCGGTAGCGAGTTTGCAGACGACGCGCCTGGAAAGTGGTGCAATTCGAGGTCGAAGTGAGCTCGCGGTAAGTACCTTGCGTTGGAACCCAGGCCTCCGTGTCGTATTTGCGGGCCGCGGAAGCACCCAAGTCACCACCGGCGACATCGATGACGCGGTAGTGCAGATTCATCGCATCCAGCATCTCACGTTCCATGCTCAACAGCTGCAGGTGCTGCTTTTCCGCGTCTTCCGGCTTGCAGTAGGTAAACATTTCTACCTTGTCGAACTGGTGAACGCGCAGGATACCGCGGGTGTCCTTACCGTGTGAACCAGCTTCACGGCGGAAACAGGATGACCAACCGGCGTATTGGATAGGGCCTTCGGACAAGTCGATGATTTCATCCTTGTGGTAACCCGCAAGCGCTACCTCAGACGTGCCCACGAGGTAGAGGTCATCACGTTCGAGGTAGTAGATTTCATCCGAGTGATCACCTAAGAAACCAGTGCCGGCCATAATCTCTGGACGTACCAGCACCGGTGGAATCATCAAGCTAAAGCCAGCAGCGCGTGCCTTTTGTGCGGCCAAGACCATCATGCTCAGCTGCAGGAAAGCACCGTCACCAGTGAGGTAGTAAAAGCGTGCGCCGCCAATCTTGGCGCCACGCTTGGTATCAATCAGACCTAAAGACTCGCCCAGTTCCAGGTGGTCTTTCGGCTCAAAATCAAACTCTGGCTTTTCGCCGTAGTGCTCTAAGACGATGAAGTCGTCTTCGCCACCGGCTGGTGCGCCTTCTACTACGTTGGAAAGCTTGTATTGCAGGGTTTCTACCTGCTGCTCAGCTTCGCGCTGAGCTTCTTCTGCTTCTTTGACCTTTGTCTTTAACTCATTTGAGCCTTCCAGCAGGGCTGGGCGCTCCTCCGGAGATGCTTGACCAATCTTTTTACCGAAGGCCTTTTGCTCGGCGCGCAGCTCATCAGCAGCCAAGATCGCAGATCGACGCGCGGCGTCAGCTTCCAGCAGCTGGTCCACCAACTGCGGATCCTCACCACGGGTGACCTGGGAGGCACGAACGACATCAGGGGATTCACGGAGGAATTTAAGATCAATCACGGCGCTAATCCTACCGCACCTAGATCCAAGCCACCGTTACAACCACCAGCCCGAAGCCCGATTGTTTCCTTCAGGCACCAAGTGCTTGCAGTGGTCATAACCAGAGGCTTAGGATGGTTCCATGTCCACAGCGCCGATTCTGCCTCAAAGGGAAATAGTTGATGGGCCAACTCCCAAACATGCCCAGCTTCGCGAAATCCTGGCTGAAGTATGTCGCAGCACGCTAAGACCTGGCGATCCCCTGCCTGGTGAACGGCTTTTAGAAGAGTTTTACGGGGTATCCCGAATTACGGTTCGCCGCGCGATTGGTGATCTCGTTGCTGCGGGCAGGCTTCGCCGAGTACGCGGCAAGGGCACGTTCGTTGCGCCCAATCCACTGGTATCTCGGCTTCACTTGGCGTCTTTTTCCGATGAGATGGGCGCGCAGGATGTCTCTGCTAGTTCGCGAATCTTGCTCTCGGGACGCGCCACAGCTCCCGCGGATGTGAATAAGTTTTTTGACACCGATGAGACGGTTCCGCACATTCATCTGCGCCGTTTGCGCTTAGGTGATGGCGAGCCGTATTCCATTGATGACGGTTGGTATAACTCCGAGTTGGCCCCGACGCTGTTAGAAAATGACGTCTATAACTCCGTCTACTCCATTTTGGAAAACGACTTTGACCTGCCAATTTCCGGGGCAGATCAAACCGTGACCGCGGTTTCCGCAGATGAAGAAGTTGCATCGCTTCTCGATGTTGTCGTCGGCGCACCACTTTTGCACATCATTAGGTATTCCAGCTCTGGTGATAAGCCCGTAGAGTGGTGTTCATCTGTATATCGCACTGACCGTTACCGATTGTCCACCCGAATTGGTCGCGCGCTGGAATTCTAGACTGTACCGGATGGTCGGCTAAACTGAGGTTTCTTATGACTAATGCAAGCAAATCGAAGGCCTGGAGATCCGCGGCCGCATCACGCATTGCACTTGTCGCTGCTGCTTGTGCCGCGGCTTTTATGGGCACTTACGATTATGTCAGCGGCAATGCCGCGCAGATTGCTGCCGACTCCGACGTCATCAACACCACCACGTCCACTCCCTCCCCGGGTGACAGCGCCACGCCGTTTACTGAAGCAAGCGCGGGCGATTGCGTCACCTGGGATGTTGGCAGTGATGGCAGCTTCTCCAACTTCAATGTCACTGACTGTAGCGATCAACACCGCTTTGAAGTTGCCACGGTAGAAAATTTGGCTATCTACCCCACCAGTGAGTTCGGCCCCGAAGCCGAGATGCCGAATATGGAACGGCAGGCTCAACTGCGCGAGGAACTTTGCCAGGGTTCGACGTTGAACTACCTCGAGGGCCAATTCGACCCAGCGGGCAAGTACTCGATTGCACCCATCTTGCCGCCTTCCGATGCTTGGGCAAACGGCGACCGCACCATGTTGTGTGGCCTGCAAACCACCAATGAAGACGGTATCCCGCAACGCACCGAGGGACGCGTTTCCGAAGTAGATCAAGCCAACCTTGCCGCACCAGGTGAGTGCCGCGAGATCGGTGAGGACCAGGTACTGCGCACTGTCGACTGTGCAAAGCCCCACCAGATGGAAACCATCTCTGTGGTCAATCTCGGGGAAGAGATGCCACAGGAGACTCCTTCTGTCGAAGAGCAAAATGATTTCTTGGCTTCGCGCTGCGCCGATGATGCCATTGCTTACGTCGGCGATGAAGAAAAGCTCTACCAGTCCACGCTGCAGCCTTATTGGGGCACAATTTCAGAGACTTCCTGGAATGGCGGCACGCGTTCGGTAAACTGCTCGCTGATTCACGCAGGTAAAGATGGCAACTCCTTCTCTGACATCGTGGGCACTGCTACCGACGGTCGCGATGGCCTGACCATCAACGGCAATCCTCCGGAAAAGCAGCCGGAGCGCAATCCCCTGCGTGGTTCGGAAGACGGTGACTCCAATAATCAGCCCGCACCGAACGAACCGGCACCAGCGCCCGCGCAATAAAGCTAGGGAATCCAACAAAGAAAGCATTGGCCGATTCTAAATGGTGCATGTTTCTGAAGAACGCTTCGATGAAATGGTCAATGACGCGCTGGATAAAATCCCCGACCAATTTGTCGCCAAGATGCGCAATCTGGTCATCTTGGTGCGCGACTTTAATGAGGAAAATCCGGGAATCTTAGGTCTTTATGAGGGAGTTTCACTCACAGAACGCACCCATGACCACACGGGATTTTTACCCGATGCCATTTTTATCTACCGCGGCGCTCTGCAAAATATGTGCGCCACGGAAGAGCGATTGGCGCACGAAGTAGAGGTCACCGTCTTTCACGAGCTCGGACACTACTTCGGCATCGAAGAAGAAGACTTGCACCGGCTCGGATGGGGCTAGTTGCACCACAACTTTAAAGTAACTGGCTTCACAAATTGCCGTGATTAGCGCTACACTGATCTCATTAATTGTTCAACAACATTAGGGATGGTGCAGTATGACTTCGGTGCACATTGATCTCAACGCAGATTTAGGTGAAACCACCGCGGGCAACCCAGTTGCCGATGACCAAGCGATGTTGGAAATGGTCTCGTCCGCCAACGTAGCCACCGGTTTCCACGCCGGCGACCCGCACTCGATTGCAGCCACGCTCAAGGCAGCAGCAGCGGCCGGCGTGACCGTGGGCGCGCACCCTGGGTACAACGATCCAGTAGCCTTCGGCCGCCGCTTTATTGACTACGACCCCGCAGAGCTTGTCGATGAAGTCACCTACCAAATTGGTGCTCTCGACGCCCTCGCGCGGGCGAACGGAACCAAGATTTCCTACGTCAAGCCTCACGGCGCAATGTACAACACCATTGTCCACCACGAAGCCCAAGCAGAAGCTGTCATCGCTGGTATCAAGGCTTTCGGAGATCTGCCCGTGATGCTTCTGCCAGGCGGCGTGGCCGTCGATGTCGCGGAAAAGGCTGGGTTGACGGTTATCCGCGAGGCCTTCGCCGACCGCAATTACAATCCGGATGGCACCTTGGTTAGCCGTCGAGAGGCGAATGCGGTTCTCCACGCGCCGGAAGATGTGGTTGCTCGCGTACTGGAAGTAGCCGAGCGCGGCTCTGTTACCGCCGTTGATGGCAGCGTTTTAAGCGTCGATGCGCAATCCGTGTGTACCCATGGTGATTCCCCCGGTTCGGTGAACCTACTGCGCGAAGTCGTCGCGGAATTAGGTCGCCGCGAGATTGCGATCCGGAGCTTTGTCTAATGCAGATTTATCCCGTGGGCACTCGCGCTTTGCTCTTAGAGCTCGAGGATCTCAACCAGGTCATGGATTACCATGCGGCACTGTCGTCGCGGCCGTTAAAAAATCAGGTCGACTGCATCGCTGCAGCCACCACCGTGTTGCTGACCTTCGCCACGCCTGACTCCACCCGAGCAGCTTCGGAGTACTTGCAAGGTTTCACCCCGCCGTCCGCGACGAAGTCGGAAGCACGCACGGTAGATATCGATGTGCTTTATGACGGCGAAGATCTCGACGACGTCGCGCAGTCCCAAGGCATGTCCCGCGAAGCTTTGATTGAGTGGCATACCTCGACGGAATGGACCGCAGCTTTTGGTGGCTTCGCCCCTGGGTTTAGCTACTGTGCCCCCTCTGATCCCGCGCAGGCCTTAGAAATTCCACGCCGCCCTACCCCGCGCACTGCAGTGCCCGCTGGTGCGGTCGCCATCGCTGGTAACTTCTCCGCCGTCTATCCGCGGAAATCACCCGGCGGATGGCAGCTTTTAGGCACCACGAACACCCCGATGTGGGATTCCCTGGCAGAGCCACCGGCGCTGGTACAACCAGGAGATCGCGTTCGCTACCGGGCAGTACAATCTCTGCCCGAGGTATACGACGCCGACTCCACGCCACGGCGCTCCCCGGCGCGTCTGCCACGCATGGAAGTGCTCGACGCCGGGCTTTTGACGTTATTTCAAGACCTAGGACGCCCCGGGTTTGGCGATCTGGGTGTCACCCCGTCGGGCGCTGCTGATCAAGCATCGGCAGCAACTGCCAATATTGCCGTGGGCAATCCCCGCCAATCCACCGTGCTGGAAAATATCGGCGGCATGGAACTTAAAGCACTCAGCGACACCGTCGTTTGCGTCACCGGCGCGGCATCACGGGTCTACCTCGGCCAAATGCGGGTGCAACTCGCCCGGCCCGTACTGGTAACAGCAGGTCAAACCGTCCGCATCGAACCCGCTTCCTATGGCATGCGCAATTACATTGCCGTACGCGGCGGCTTGATCGCCGACTCTGAGCTCGGCTCTTCCGCCACCGATGTCCTCTCCGGTCTCGGCCCCGCCCCAGTGCAAGCCGGAGACATCCTCGGAGTCCTGCCGCGCTCCAGCGGCATGACTGACGGCCGGCTCATCAACCCGTTGCGAGTAAGCCACGATGAATCCGGCACAACCACTGCCACCTTGCGGTGTGTGCTCGGACCCCGCGATGACTGGTTTGGCGAGCACGTACAGCAGTTCTTAGATACGGAATGGACGGTCAGTTCCTCCTCGAACCGCGTCGGTCTGCGCCTGAATTCGGACCTCACCATCGAGCGCGTAGTCACCGGTGAATTGCCGTCTGAAGGCATGGTCGCAGGCTCAGTCCAGATTCCACCCAATGGCGAACCCGTGCTTTTCCTTCGTGATCACGCAGTCACCGGCGGTTACCCCGTCATCGCCACCGTTTTAGAAGAAGATATTGATATTGCCGCTCAGCTGCCACCAGGATCCAGCGTGCGCTTCAAAGTAGAGGGAAAATAGATATGAAGATTAAAACTATTCTCATTGCCAATCGCGGTGAAATCGCCGTCCGCATCGCGCGGGTAGCTCGTGACCTGGGCATTAAGTCCGTTGCCATCTACTCCGAAACGGACGCAGGTGCCCTGCACACCCAAGTCGCCGATGAAGCTTTTGCGCTTCCCGGTAACTCCGCAACCGATACCTACATGAATATCCCCGCGCTCTTAGATATCGCAGTCCGCGCCGGAGCTGATGCTATTCACCCCGGTTACGGCTTCCTGTCGGAAAACGCCGATTTCGCACGCGCGGTCATCGACGCCGGCATGATTTGGGTAGGTCCTCAACCCGAGGCCATCGAGCTCTTGGGAGATAAGATTGCCGCCCGCCGGGTGGCAGAAGAGGTCGGAGCACCGCTGGCACCAGGTACTTCAGATCCTATCGACGATTGGCAGCAAGCCCGCGAGTTCGCCGAAGAACACGGCCTTCCCATCGCGATTAAAGCAGCTTATGGCGGCGGCGGCCGCGGGCTAAAGGTCGTGCACAATATCGATGACATCGAAAGTGCCTTCAATTCCGCCGGCCGTGAAGCCATGGAGGCTTTCGGCCGCGCAGAATGCTACGTCGAAAAATTCCTCACGCACCCACGCCACGTCGAGGCTCAGGTGCTCGCAGATACCCACGGCACAGTAGCCGTGCTTGGCACCCGCGACTGCTCCACGCAGCGCCGTTTCCAAAAGCTGATTGAGGAGGCCCCGGCGCCATCGCTTAGCGATGCCCAACGCGACGGCATCATCGAAGGCGCCCGGTCGATTTGCTCCAAGGTAGGCTACACCGGTGCGGGCACCGTAGAGTTCATCGTTTCCGAAGACGGCACCATCTCCTTCCTGGAGGTCAACACCCGCGTGCAGGTCGAGCACCCAGTCACTGAGGCTGTCACCGGAGTGGATGTTATTGCGGAACAGATTCGCATCGCCGCTGGTGAACCGCTGTCCTTTACCGAAGACCCGGCATCGAATGGCCATGCCTTCGAGTTCCGCATCAACGCCGAAGATATCCTCAATGGTTTTGCCCCGTGCCCAGGCACCATCGTCAGCTTTGAGCCTCCGACAGGCCCTGGCATCCGCGTGGATTCTGCCGTGCGTTCCGGCTCCATTATTCCGCCGTACTACGATTCCTTGATTGCCAAGCTCGTAGTATGGGGGCCTACCCGCGAGGTAGCCATCTCGCGTGCACGTCACGCGCTGCGGGAATTTGAGATCTCCGGTGTGCGTACCGTGCTGCCGTTTCACCGCGACATGCTGGAAGAGCCTGCCCTTATCGGTGATGAGCTGGGCGTGTACACCGACTGGGTCGACCAAAACTACCGCCCAGCTGCGGCCACCCAGGTCGAGAAAGTCGAAGAGGTCTATGCACCCCGTCGCACCATCGCCGTAGAAATCGATGGCAAGTTATTAAATGTTGGCGTGCCGATGGACTTCCTGCGCTCCATTGCACCGTCTGAAGGCTCTGACAACGCCTCCGCGAGAGCTTCCGACAGCGCCAACGATGGGGATGTGTTCTCGAATTTCGAAGCCAACCTCGTGGACTGGAACGTCGCGGATGGCGATGAAGTCAACGAAGGCGACGAGATCGCCACCGTTGAGGCCATGAAGATGGAATCCGCGGTCAAAGCTCCTCGCAGCGGTACCATCAAGCTGGTGGCGCAGGTCGGCGATCGCCTGAGCACGTCCACCGTGATGGCTACTATCTCCTAGCTTTTCGACC from Corynebacterium ammoniagenes DSM 20306 harbors:
- the glpK gene encoding glycerol kinase GlpK, with translation MGGQRLVAALDQGTTSTRCVIVNHDGEICASAQFEHKQIMPRQGWVEHDATEIWYNARRAVSAAMVEVDGTPDDFVAFGITNQRETAVVWDKNTGKPIYNAIVWQDTRTSHAINPDDKWLDRTGLLANSYPAGPKIAWILDNVDGARKRAEDGELLAGTIDTWLLWNLTGGARKSQRKQAVHLTDVTNASRTLLMDIRTLQWDEELCEEVGVPLSILPEIRPSIGDFGNVRAGGDLGNVPITGVLGDQQSALFGQAAFSEGEAKNTYGTGLFMLLNTGEQPRWSDNGLLTTVAFQCEGQKPVYALEGAVAVGGSLIQWLRDQLGIIPDATSSEKIAAKDNGGVYIVPAFSGLFAPRWRPDARGVIVGLTRFVDRTHIVRAALEATCFQTREVVEAMEADSGIALTSLHVDGGMVANELLMQLQSDILDTEVIRPREIETTALGAAFAAGLGQGFWEDLNALEDLVATDKSWTPNMDEEVRDQLYADWNKAVERTLDWEE
- a CDS encoding Cof-type HAD-IIB family hydrolase, with the protein product MDAPKFIASDIDGTFLNPEHRVVSRNRDVVTRAVQSGAQFALATGRPHRWIQPILDQIPLRPLCVTSNGAVVYDSDQDRILRAIEMESEAMDEIVSTVQEIMVRHGGASFAVERAGLSAQDPLDELYVVDEIYAEQGPYEGFGVAPVEGVVAQPAVKLIIRNPDLQSQELFDLINPHVDPELAHVTFSIPDGMLEVAAPGISKEVGVEFLASHYGIAQKDVIAFGDMPNDIEMLEWAGIGVAMDNAVQAVKDAADIVTVSNDEAGVAHVLERWF
- a CDS encoding lysophospholipid acyltransferase family protein; the encoded protein is MVNSNTALELRERIFWVPTDLERLPTHREWKERLYAGIISLARTIMQAQGLRITVLGAENIPADGGAVLAMNHTGYYDFILGGVPAYLRGKRMVRFMAKKEIFGNAFIAWLGKKMKHIPVDRSAGGSSINIAVEALHDGNLVGIFPEATISRSFEIKDMKNGAARIANAADVPLIPMVCWGSQRIFPKGGQKNLGRSKTPIIMVVGEPIPTTGDAEKDIDAVYFAMKSMMEQARELYDDRFGPFEDGLAWRPASMNGTAPSLEEANRMDAADRAARAARKAKEAERQAAIDERKAEDKLAKRAQKQLKKMASRARKDQK
- the serS gene encoding serine--tRNA ligase; this encodes MIDLKFLRESPDVVRASQVTRGEDPQLVDQLLEADAARRSAILAADELRAEQKAFGKKIGQASPEERPALLEGSNELKTKVKEAEEAQREAEQQVETLQYKLSNVVEGAPAGGEDDFIVLEHYGEKPEFDFEPKDHLELGESLGLIDTKRGAKIGGARFYYLTGDGAFLQLSMMVLAAQKARAAGFSLMIPPVLVRPEIMAGTGFLGDHSDEIYYLERDDLYLVGTSEVALAGYHKDEIIDLSEGPIQYAGWSSCFRREAGSHGKDTRGILRVHQFDKVEMFTYCKPEDAEKQHLQLLSMEREMLDAMNLHYRVIDVAGGDLGASAARKYDTEAWVPTQGTYRELTSTSNCTTFQARRLQTRYRDENGKTQIAATLNGTLATTRWLVAILENNQQADGSVVIPEALRPMMGKDILEPIK
- a CDS encoding GntR family transcriptional regulator — encoded protein: MSTAPILPQREIVDGPTPKHAQLREILAEVCRSTLRPGDPLPGERLLEEFYGVSRITVRRAIGDLVAAGRLRRVRGKGTFVAPNPLVSRLHLASFSDEMGAQDVSASSRILLSGRATAPADVNKFFDTDETVPHIHLRRLRLGDGEPYSIDDGWYNSELAPTLLENDVYNSVYSILENDFDLPISGADQTVTAVSADEEVASLLDVVVGAPLLHIIRYSSSGDKPVEWCSSVYRTDRYRLSTRIGRALEF
- a CDS encoding septum formation family protein, which gives rise to MTNASKSKAWRSAAASRIALVAAACAAAFMGTYDYVSGNAAQIAADSDVINTTTSTPSPGDSATPFTEASAGDCVTWDVGSDGSFSNFNVTDCSDQHRFEVATVENLAIYPTSEFGPEAEMPNMERQAQLREELCQGSTLNYLEGQFDPAGKYSIAPILPPSDAWANGDRTMLCGLQTTNEDGIPQRTEGRVSEVDQANLAAPGECREIGEDQVLRTVDCAKPHQMETISVVNLGEEMPQETPSVEEQNDFLASRCADDAIAYVGDEEKLYQSTLQPYWGTISETSWNGGTRSVNCSLIHAGKDGNSFSDIVGTATDGRDGLTINGNPPEKQPERNPLRGSEDGDSNNQPAPNEPAPAPAQ
- a CDS encoding metallopeptidase family protein, encoding MVHVSEERFDEMVNDALDKIPDQFVAKMRNLVILVRDFNEENPGILGLYEGVSLTERTHDHTGFLPDAIFIYRGALQNMCATEERLAHEVEVTVFHELGHYFGIEEEDLHRLGWG
- a CDS encoding 5-oxoprolinase subunit PxpA, translating into MTSVHIDLNADLGETTAGNPVADDQAMLEMVSSANVATGFHAGDPHSIAATLKAAAAAGVTVGAHPGYNDPVAFGRRFIDYDPAELVDEVTYQIGALDALARANGTKISYVKPHGAMYNTIVHHEAQAEAVIAGIKAFGDLPVMLLPGGVAVDVAEKAGLTVIREAFADRNYNPDGTLVSRREANAVLHAPEDVVARVLEVAERGSVTAVDGSVLSVDAQSVCTHGDSPGSVNLLREVVAELGRREIAIRSFV
- a CDS encoding 5-oxoprolinase/urea amidolyase family protein — translated: MQIYPVGTRALLLELEDLNQVMDYHAALSSRPLKNQVDCIAAATTVLLTFATPDSTRAASEYLQGFTPPSATKSEARTVDIDVLYDGEDLDDVAQSQGMSREALIEWHTSTEWTAAFGGFAPGFSYCAPSDPAQALEIPRRPTPRTAVPAGAVAIAGNFSAVYPRKSPGGWQLLGTTNTPMWDSLAEPPALVQPGDRVRYRAVQSLPEVYDADSTPRRSPARLPRMEVLDAGLLTLFQDLGRPGFGDLGVTPSGAADQASAATANIAVGNPRQSTVLENIGGMELKALSDTVVCVTGAASRVYLGQMRVQLARPVLVTAGQTVRIEPASYGMRNYIAVRGGLIADSELGSSATDVLSGLGPAPVQAGDILGVLPRSSGMTDGRLINPLRVSHDESGTTTATLRCVLGPRDDWFGEHVQQFLDTEWTVSSSSNRVGLRLNSDLTIERVVTGELPSEGMVAGSVQIPPNGEPVLFLRDHAVTGGYPVIATVLEEDIDIAAQLPPGSSVRFKVEGK
- a CDS encoding acetyl/propionyl/methylcrotonyl-CoA carboxylase subunit alpha, producing the protein MKIKTILIANRGEIAVRIARVARDLGIKSVAIYSETDAGALHTQVADEAFALPGNSATDTYMNIPALLDIAVRAGADAIHPGYGFLSENADFARAVIDAGMIWVGPQPEAIELLGDKIAARRVAEEVGAPLAPGTSDPIDDWQQAREFAEEHGLPIAIKAAYGGGGRGLKVVHNIDDIESAFNSAGREAMEAFGRAECYVEKFLTHPRHVEAQVLADTHGTVAVLGTRDCSTQRRFQKLIEEAPAPSLSDAQRDGIIEGARSICSKVGYTGAGTVEFIVSEDGTISFLEVNTRVQVEHPVTEAVTGVDVIAEQIRIAAGEPLSFTEDPASNGHAFEFRINAEDILNGFAPCPGTIVSFEPPTGPGIRVDSAVRSGSIIPPYYDSLIAKLVVWGPTREVAISRARHALREFEISGVRTVLPFHRDMLEEPALIGDELGVYTDWVDQNYRPAAATQVEKVEEVYAPRRTIAVEIDGKLLNVGVPMDFLRSIAPSEGSDNASARASDSANDGDVFSNFEANLVDWNVADGDEVNEGDEIATVEAMKMESAVKAPRSGTIKLVAQVGDRLSTSTVMATIS